The Agromyces mariniharenae genome includes a window with the following:
- a CDS encoding TetR/AcrR family transcriptional regulator, which translates to MTTTSQGRAKASRAGSASRARLDRDTIIAAGLELAAVPGTTSISVRDLGARLGADPTAIYRHFRSKEQLMEALLDELIGRCVASVTADPEDWRARVRQLSDVTLDLFARYPAIGVEATVLTTHGPGELDAVELMLDAFSRAGLHGEDLVRHYALLASHTLSSAAGIARARSERGSVDAEDSPWIDGPLLADPRTHPLITSVSTLLADLQDRDLFRLGVEAVIQSAERTAAASARPASGADPVD; encoded by the coding sequence ATGACGACGACGAGCCAGGGGCGCGCGAAGGCGTCGCGCGCCGGCTCGGCGAGCAGGGCCCGGCTCGATCGCGACACGATCATCGCCGCAGGCCTCGAGCTGGCCGCGGTGCCCGGCACGACCTCCATCTCGGTGCGCGACCTGGGCGCGCGGCTCGGCGCCGACCCCACCGCGATCTACCGCCACTTCCGGAGCAAGGAGCAGCTCATGGAGGCGCTCCTCGACGAGCTCATCGGCCGGTGCGTCGCGTCGGTCACGGCGGATCCCGAGGACTGGCGTGCCCGCGTCCGCCAGCTCTCCGACGTCACGCTCGACCTCTTCGCACGCTACCCGGCGATCGGCGTCGAGGCGACCGTGCTCACGACCCACGGGCCCGGCGAGCTCGACGCCGTCGAACTCATGCTCGACGCGTTCTCACGCGCCGGCCTCCACGGCGAAGACCTGGTGCGCCACTACGCCCTGCTCGCCTCGCACACGCTCTCGAGCGCGGCCGGCATCGCCCGTGCTCGCAGCGAACGCGGCAGCGTCGACGCCGAGGACAGCCCATGGATCGACGGACCGCTCCTCGCGGATCCGCGCACCCATCCCCTCATCACGTCGGTGAGCACGCTGCTGGCCGACCTGCAGGACCGCGACCTGTTCCGGCTCGGCGTCGAGGCGGTCATCCAGTCGGCCGAGCGCACGGCCGCGGCATCCGCTCGGCCGGCGAGCGGAGCCGACCCGGTCGACTAG
- a CDS encoding Lrp/AsnC family transcriptional regulator: MDATDRAIIDVLRQDGRISNVALADRVNLTPGPCLRRVQKLEADGVIVGYRAEVDPAAVGQGFEILLDVELTNFDRGSVDRFEGTMAGYDEVLELYRMFGAPDYFIRVAVADLPAYEAFLTDRVMTIPGVLKVSSRFPMKRIKSLRGASDAS, encoded by the coding sequence ATGGATGCGACGGACCGAGCAATCATCGACGTGCTGCGCCAGGACGGGCGCATCTCGAATGTCGCCCTCGCCGACCGGGTGAACCTCACGCCGGGGCCGTGCCTGCGACGGGTGCAGAAGCTCGAGGCCGACGGCGTCATCGTCGGCTACCGCGCGGAGGTCGATCCCGCGGCGGTCGGCCAGGGGTTCGAGATCCTCCTCGACGTGGAGCTCACGAACTTCGATCGCGGCAGCGTCGACCGGTTCGAGGGCACGATGGCGGGGTACGACGAGGTGCTCGAGCTGTACCGCATGTTCGGGGCGCCCGACTACTTCATCCGCGTGGCGGTGGCCGATCTCCCGGCCTACGAGGCGTTCCTCACCGATCGGGTGATGACGATCCCCGGGGTGCTCAAGGTCTCGTCGCGGTTCCCGATGAAGCGCATCAAGTCGTTGCGCGGGGCATCCGACGCGTCCTAG
- a CDS encoding AzlC family ABC transporter permease yields MTELTHRVPATAPEATAATPSTRSEVAAGIRASLSAGLGMFPLGIAFGLLVVQAGLPWWVAPALSLAAFAGSLELLLVGMIVVAAPLVTIALTTFLVNFRHVFYAFSFPIGVVRNPFARAYSVYALIDEAYAVTAASTDRWSAPRLLSMQLAFQSYWVGGGLVGVLVASMLPAPIEGLEFALCALFVTLTLDACRKREQVPSLVLAGLSFTAAVLLTPESALFVALLFFLGALLVRYTVQRMRVRAGARLGSGSRSAARSRAGIRRTRA; encoded by the coding sequence GTGACCGAGCTGACCCACCGAGTGCCCGCGACCGCCCCCGAGGCGACGGCTGCGACGCCCTCGACCCGCTCCGAGGTCGCCGCCGGGATCCGGGCGTCGCTCTCGGCCGGCCTCGGGATGTTCCCGCTCGGCATCGCGTTCGGCCTGCTCGTCGTGCAGGCCGGACTCCCCTGGTGGGTGGCGCCGGCGCTCTCGCTCGCGGCCTTCGCCGGCTCGCTCGAGCTGCTCCTCGTCGGCATGATCGTGGTCGCCGCGCCGCTCGTCACGATCGCGCTCACCACGTTCCTCGTCAACTTCCGGCACGTGTTCTACGCGTTCTCGTTCCCGATCGGCGTGGTGCGCAACCCGTTCGCCCGCGCCTACTCGGTGTACGCGCTGATCGACGAGGCGTACGCGGTCACGGCCGCGTCGACAGACCGGTGGAGCGCGCCGCGGCTCCTCTCGATGCAGCTCGCGTTCCAGAGCTACTGGGTGGGCGGCGGCCTCGTCGGCGTGCTCGTGGCCTCCATGCTGCCCGCGCCGATCGAGGGACTCGAGTTCGCCCTCTGCGCGCTGTTCGTGACGCTCACGCTCGACGCCTGCCGGAAGCGCGAGCAGGTGCCCTCGCTCGTGCTCGCGGGCCTCTCCTTCACGGCAGCCGTGCTCCTCACGCCCGAGTCGGCGCTGTTCGTCGCCTTGCTCTTCTTCCTGGGGGCGCTGCTCGTGCGGTACACGGTGCAGCGGATGCGCGTGCGCGCCGGCGCTCGCCTCGGCTCGGGCTCCCGTTCCGCCGCCCGCTCCCGTGCCGGCATCCGGAGGACCCGTGCCTGA
- a CDS encoding branched-chain amino acid transporter permease — protein MPETWYLVAVLATVFAITLALRALPFAALKPLRESELVRTLSVWMPAGILAILAASTLRGTILAGNGDGHGVLLEGAIAVAVTVVVHLAFGRRTLLSVGLGTATFVALVNLS, from the coding sequence GTGCCTGAGACCTGGTACCTCGTGGCCGTGCTCGCGACGGTCTTCGCCATCACGCTCGCCCTGCGCGCCCTGCCGTTCGCCGCGCTCAAACCGCTGCGCGAGTCCGAACTCGTGCGCACGCTCTCGGTCTGGATGCCGGCCGGGATCCTCGCGATCCTCGCCGCCTCGACGTTGCGTGGCACGATCCTCGCCGGGAACGGCGACGGGCACGGCGTCCTGCTCGAGGGCGCGATCGCCGTCGCCGTGACCGTCGTCGTGCACCTGGCGTTCGGGCGCCGCACGCTCCTCAGCGTCGGGCTCGGCACGGCGACGTTCGTCGCGCTGGTCAACCTGTCCTGA
- a CDS encoding ThuA domain-containing protein encodes MKQHVQRAITGLCAVGVTLGLGIAAAPANAADEEYQVLVVGETLGFRHSHIDDTTNAIIALGEEHGFGVDVWDPPQGSSPGQPALTLPSSPFTTAADLSKYATIIFASPVDATNNLDPNRPRLLNDTELAAFQGYIRGGGGYVGLHAATDSMHTVPWYSELTGGSARFRNHPAQQTATMRVESPGHPSTTMLPAAWQRFDEWYNFTANPRESVHVLITLDESTYNPGSGAMGADHPLAWCQNFEGGRSWYEGAGHTDASWSDPLFLEHVLGGIEWTAGKVTGGGDCVTFNEVDGIVTDLAGDSKKNEQLAGDVTAYLDTAEAAADAGDHSGALLVLQQAWAKAHGIQDDVLVAKIADLIEWQEALAAA; translated from the coding sequence ATGAAGCAACACGTCCAACGGGCGATCACCGGGCTCTGCGCCGTCGGGGTCACGCTCGGCCTCGGCATCGCCGCGGCGCCCGCGAACGCCGCTGACGAGGAGTACCAGGTGCTCGTCGTGGGGGAGACCCTCGGCTTCCGCCACTCGCACATCGACGACACCACCAACGCGATCATCGCGCTCGGCGAGGAGCACGGGTTCGGCGTCGACGTCTGGGATCCGCCGCAGGGCAGCTCGCCCGGCCAGCCGGCCCTCACGCTCCCGAGCTCGCCGTTCACGACGGCCGCCGACCTGTCGAAGTACGCGACCATCATCTTCGCCTCGCCCGTCGACGCGACGAACAACCTCGACCCGAACCGGCCCCGCCTGCTCAACGACACCGAGCTCGCGGCGTTCCAGGGCTACATCCGCGGGGGCGGCGGCTACGTCGGACTCCACGCGGCGACCGACTCGATGCACACCGTGCCCTGGTACAGCGAGCTGACCGGCGGCAGCGCGCGCTTCCGCAACCACCCCGCCCAGCAGACGGCGACGATGCGCGTCGAGAGCCCGGGGCATCCGTCGACCACCATGCTGCCCGCCGCGTGGCAGCGCTTCGACGAGTGGTACAACTTCACGGCGAACCCGCGCGAGTCGGTGCACGTGCTCATCACGCTCGACGAGTCGACGTACAACCCGGGCAGCGGCGCGATGGGCGCCGACCACCCGCTCGCCTGGTGCCAGAACTTCGAGGGCGGCCGCTCCTGGTACGAGGGCGCAGGGCACACGGATGCCTCGTGGAGCGACCCGCTCTTCCTCGAGCACGTGCTCGGCGGCATCGAGTGGACCGCAGGCAAGGTCACCGGCGGAGGTGACTGCGTGACGTTCAACGAGGTCGACGGCATCGTGACCGACCTCGCGGGCGACTCGAAGAAGAACGAGCAGCTGGCCGGCGACGTCACCGCGTACCTCGACACCGCCGAGGCCGCCGCCGACGCGGGCGACCACTCGGGTGCGCTCCTCGTGCTCCAGCAGGCGTGGGCGAAGGCGCACGGCATCCAGGACGACGTGCTCGTCGCGAAGATCGCCGATCTCATCGAATGGCAGGAGGCCCTCGCGGCCGCCTAG
- a CDS encoding methyltransferase family protein, with amino-acid sequence MADAPAYRIWPPIALGVPLLIGWGITAIAGDPIPLPATLSRSIAVVLIVAFAIWNGWAIWLMARHRTALLPGDSTTTILDQGPFAVSRNPLYVGLIALDVALALLWPSFWALVLTPVGVAALWWGAIAPEERYLSAKFGAEYDDYRSRVRRWL; translated from the coding sequence ATGGCCGACGCGCCCGCCTACCGGATCTGGCCGCCCATCGCGCTCGGCGTGCCGCTGCTCATCGGGTGGGGCATCACGGCGATCGCAGGCGATCCCATCCCGCTTCCGGCCACGCTCTCCCGTTCGATCGCGGTCGTGCTCATCGTGGCCTTCGCGATCTGGAACGGGTGGGCGATCTGGCTCATGGCCCGGCATCGGACGGCGCTCCTGCCGGGCGACTCGACGACCACGATCCTCGACCAGGGCCCGTTCGCGGTGAGCCGCAACCCGCTCTACGTGGGCCTCATCGCGCTCGACGTCGCCCTGGCACTGCTGTGGCCGTCGTTCTGGGCGCTCGTGCTGACGCCGGTCGGGGTCGCGGCGCTGTGGTGGGGCGCCATCGCGCCCGAGGAGCGCTACCTCAGCGCGAAGTTCGGCGCCGAGTACGACGACTACCGATCGCGGGTGCGTCGCTGGCTCTAG
- a CDS encoding helix-turn-helix transcriptional regulator, whose protein sequence is MDRAQLADFLRRRREALQPEDVGLSRGPRRRTAGLRREEVAALCDMSVDYYSRLEQQRGPQPSEQMVAAIARGLRLTLDERDHLFRLAGHTAPARVQRTDHVSPGMLRILDRLADTPAQVMTELGETLAQTPVARALFGDETRFEGELRSVGYRWFMYPPARDVYPVEDHPMHSRAFTADIRAVYAKHGPGSRAARMVDALLAGSPEFAALWEAHEVRNTHMLEKRLQHPEVGVLDLACQVLVDPDQGQTLLVLTAQPGTDSYDRLRLLAVIGTQRIAVTE, encoded by the coding sequence ATGGACCGGGCACAACTGGCCGACTTCCTCCGCCGCCGACGTGAGGCGTTGCAGCCGGAGGACGTCGGGCTGAGCCGTGGGCCTCGCCGACGCACCGCGGGCCTGCGCCGCGAGGAGGTCGCCGCGCTCTGCGACATGTCGGTCGACTACTACAGCCGACTCGAGCAGCAGCGGGGGCCGCAGCCGTCCGAGCAGATGGTCGCGGCGATCGCACGCGGCCTCCGCCTGACCCTCGACGAACGCGACCACCTGTTCCGACTCGCCGGCCACACCGCGCCCGCACGCGTGCAGCGCACCGACCACGTCTCGCCGGGGATGCTCCGCATCCTCGACCGGCTCGCCGACACGCCGGCCCAGGTCATGACCGAGCTCGGCGAGACGCTGGCGCAGACTCCCGTGGCCCGGGCGCTGTTCGGCGACGAGACCCGGTTCGAGGGCGAGCTGCGCAGCGTCGGATACCGGTGGTTCATGTACCCGCCGGCCCGCGACGTCTACCCCGTCGAAGACCACCCGATGCACTCCCGCGCGTTCACCGCGGACATCCGCGCGGTCTACGCCAAGCACGGCCCCGGATCGAGGGCGGCTCGGATGGTCGACGCCCTGCTCGCCGGCAGCCCTGAGTTCGCGGCGCTCTGGGAGGCCCACGAGGTGCGCAACACGCACATGCTCGAGAAGCGCCTGCAGCATCCCGAGGTGGGTGTCCTCGACCTCGCGTGCCAGGTGCTCGTGGATCCCGATCAGGGACAGACGCTGCTCGTCCTCACCGCCCAGCCCGGCACCGACAGCTACGACCGCCTGCGCCTGCTCGCGGTCATCGGGACCCAGCGCATCGCGGTGACGGAGTGA
- a CDS encoding SDR family oxidoreductase, giving the protein MPKNIDIPVPDQRGRLAIVTGATDGIGLQIAARLARAGADVVMPSRNAAKGRDAAERIRAQVPGARLDVRPMDLASLASVASFADGLLDDGRPVGILINNAGVMNPPSRQLTEDGFELQFATNHLGHVALTARLLPLLQAGSAHVTSQVSVAADQHAVNWGDLDWATGYEPMRAYSSSKIALGLFAMELDRRSSDEGWGIRSNLSHPGVTPTNLLAAQPRMGRQEDTTAVRFIRALSRRGILFGTPETAALTAVHAATSTDAAGGRLYGPSGFQHLRGVPAEQRLYSRLESPADARRIWELSERLVGVDLVV; this is encoded by the coding sequence ATGCCGAAGAACATCGACATTCCGGTTCCCGACCAGCGCGGACGGCTGGCGATCGTCACGGGCGCCACCGATGGCATCGGGCTGCAGATCGCGGCGCGGCTCGCCCGTGCCGGTGCCGACGTCGTCATGCCGTCGCGGAATGCGGCCAAGGGGCGGGACGCGGCCGAGCGCATCCGGGCGCAGGTTCCGGGCGCACGTCTCGACGTCCGCCCGATGGACCTCGCGTCGCTCGCCTCGGTCGCGTCGTTCGCCGACGGGCTGCTCGACGATGGCCGTCCCGTCGGGATCCTCATCAACAACGCCGGCGTCATGAACCCGCCGTCGCGGCAGCTGACCGAGGACGGCTTCGAGCTCCAGTTCGCGACCAACCACCTCGGGCATGTCGCCCTGACCGCTCGCCTGCTGCCGCTCCTGCAGGCCGGGAGTGCGCACGTGACGAGTCAGGTGAGCGTCGCCGCCGACCAGCACGCGGTCAACTGGGGCGACCTGGACTGGGCGACCGGGTACGAGCCGATGCGGGCGTACAGCTCGTCGAAGATCGCGCTCGGCCTGTTCGCCATGGAGCTCGACCGTCGCAGCTCGGACGAGGGCTGGGGCATCCGGAGCAACCTGTCGCACCCCGGCGTGACGCCGACGAACCTCCTCGCCGCGCAGCCGCGGATGGGGCGCCAGGAGGACACCACCGCGGTGCGATTCATCCGGGCGCTCTCCCGTCGTGGCATCCTCTTCGGCACCCCCGAGACGGCTGCGCTGACGGCGGTCCACGCGGCGACGAGCACGGATGCCGCGGGCGGCCGCCTGTACGGACCGAGCGGGTTCCAGCACCTGCGCGGCGTCCCGGCAGAGCAGCGGCTCTACTCGCGGCTCGAGAGCCCGGCGGATGCCCGCCGCATCTGGGAGCTGTCGGAGCGTCTCGTCGGCGTGGACCTGGTCGTCTGA
- a CDS encoding DUF1345 domain-containing protein, which yields MSRSSPPPTLVRAIVAIIAGAVAAAATAPFLGYVAGFLVGWSVLALTSVVWVVVMVWPMDASRTREHARREDPGRRLARLIALVGSLVGLGAVAVVLLQTQNRSEAEAFLLAGIAVVSVVSSWALVQVDYMLRIAARYYADPVGGIDFNQDEDPQYTDFVYFAVGLGMTYQVADTNVRTNEIRRIVIAQTLLAYLFGSVILASIINLVAGIV from the coding sequence GTGAGTCGCTCATCGCCGCCACCGACCCTCGTCCGCGCGATCGTCGCGATCATCGCCGGCGCCGTCGCCGCTGCGGCGACCGCTCCCTTCCTGGGGTACGTGGCCGGGTTCCTCGTCGGATGGTCGGTGCTCGCCTTGACCAGCGTGGTGTGGGTGGTCGTCATGGTCTGGCCGATGGATGCGTCGCGGACCCGCGAGCACGCCAGGAGGGAGGACCCGGGGCGGCGCCTCGCGCGACTCATCGCCCTCGTGGGGTCGCTCGTCGGGCTCGGCGCGGTCGCCGTCGTGCTGCTGCAGACGCAGAACAGGTCGGAGGCCGAGGCGTTCCTGCTCGCCGGGATCGCTGTCGTGAGCGTCGTCTCGTCGTGGGCGTTGGTGCAGGTGGACTACATGCTGCGGATCGCCGCCCGGTACTACGCCGATCCGGTCGGCGGGATCGACTTCAACCAGGACGAGGATCCGCAGTACACGGACTTCGTCTACTTCGCCGTCGGGCTCGGCATGACCTACCAGGTCGCGGACACGAACGTGCGGACCAACGAGATACGACGGATCGTGATCGCACAGACCCTGCTGGCCTACCTGTTCGGGTCAGTGATCCTCGCCAGCATCATCAACCTCGTCGCGGGCATCGTGTGA
- a CDS encoding dihydrofolate reductase family protein produces MGKVVMNASVSVDGFIAAENDDPGPLFEWLVSGDVPLDDSGVLNVSQASYDHIRPYWDQIVVTIAGRHVFDITDGWDGTPPSGVDHVVVVTHRPAPEGWDLDAPFHFVDGIEAAVTTAKELAGDGIVEVAAGDVGGQALAAGLVDEVRMDVAPVVLGSGKRYFGSVDSQHLLEDPDVVVQGNRVLHLRYRVRRRPV; encoded by the coding sequence ATGGGGAAAGTGGTCATGAATGCGTCGGTCTCGGTGGATGGCTTCATCGCGGCTGAGAACGACGATCCCGGTCCACTGTTCGAATGGTTGGTCAGCGGTGACGTGCCGTTGGACGACAGCGGCGTACTGAACGTGTCGCAAGCGTCCTACGACCACATCCGGCCGTACTGGGACCAGATCGTCGTGACGATCGCCGGCCGCCACGTCTTCGACATCACGGACGGCTGGGACGGGACGCCTCCGAGCGGCGTCGACCACGTCGTCGTCGTGACGCACCGGCCGGCCCCCGAGGGCTGGGATCTCGACGCGCCGTTCCACTTCGTCGACGGGATCGAGGCGGCTGTGACCACGGCGAAGGAGCTTGCGGGTGACGGCATCGTCGAGGTCGCCGCCGGCGACGTCGGTGGCCAGGCACTTGCCGCAGGTCTGGTCGACGAGGTGCGCATGGACGTCGCACCCGTCGTGCTCGGGTCCGGCAAGCGCTACTTCGGCTCCGTCGACTCTCAGCATTTGCTGGAAGACCCGGACGTGGTCGTCCAGGGCAACCGGGTGCTCCACCTGCGCTATCGGGTGCGCCGTCGACCGGTCTGA
- a CDS encoding helix-turn-helix domain-containing protein produces the protein MEYVSRVPGPPLDGLIDDLYYLEGVPPYSRLLLPAAPAPLLIVNLAAPFRIRAGTDAEAVEHPDGCAVATPTRAWEFGYPTPTRSVGVHFKPWGLAPFLPMPAAELCDRPATVEQIWGRPAVAELRHRLNSADTPLGMLMLLEEELGRRRRAINGLDIVRHMSSAIAETGGTVPVSDLGLAARASSTYVAKRFKEVIGVTPKRLARSYRFTFTVLAIDVAAPIDWGDVAARAGYFDQAHFVHEFREFTGLTPTRYVEVRQRFLREHPDHALEGWPLPAD, from the coding sequence GTGGAGTATGTGTCCAGGGTGCCCGGTCCGCCGCTGGACGGGCTGATCGACGACCTCTACTACCTGGAGGGCGTCCCACCCTACTCACGGTTGCTCCTGCCGGCGGCGCCCGCGCCCTTGCTCATTGTCAACCTCGCGGCGCCGTTCCGCATCCGCGCAGGCACCGACGCAGAAGCCGTGGAGCACCCCGACGGCTGCGCGGTCGCCACGCCCACCCGTGCGTGGGAGTTCGGCTACCCGACCCCGACCCGGTCCGTGGGCGTCCACTTCAAGCCGTGGGGACTGGCACCGTTCCTTCCGATGCCCGCGGCCGAGTTGTGCGACCGGCCGGCGACGGTGGAGCAGATCTGGGGCCGGCCCGCTGTCGCTGAGCTGCGACACCGACTGAACTCTGCGGACACGCCGCTCGGAATGCTGATGTTGCTCGAGGAGGAACTGGGGCGGCGGCGGCGCGCGATCAATGGCCTGGACATCGTCCGCCACATGAGCAGTGCCATCGCGGAGACCGGCGGAACTGTGCCGGTCAGCGACCTCGGCCTGGCAGCCCGCGCCAGCAGCACGTACGTGGCGAAGCGGTTCAAGGAGGTCATCGGCGTCACGCCGAAGCGTCTGGCGCGCAGCTACCGATTCACCTTCACCGTGTTGGCGATCGACGTGGCCGCACCGATCGACTGGGGCGACGTCGCAGCCCGCGCGGGCTACTTCGACCAGGCCCACTTCGTCCATGAGTTCCGGGAGTTCACCGGGCTCACGCCGACCCGGTATGTCGAAGTCCGGCAACGCTTCCTGCGCGAACATCCCGACCACGCGCTGGAAGGCTGGCCGCTGCCAGCCGATTGA
- a CDS encoding DUF2750 domain-containing protein produces MSAAQADAFYREVLTSRTVWTVRDADGFPAPMTPTGQRAQPFWSKQSRAQRIVDAVPAYAEMEIVEIPLVDWRERWLPGLERDGLLVGINWSGRNATGYDRSPADVLRILDTRDSMGG; encoded by the coding sequence GTGAGCGCAGCCCAAGCCGACGCCTTCTACCGAGAGGTACTCACGTCACGAACGGTGTGGACCGTTCGTGACGCAGACGGCTTCCCGGCACCGATGACTCCAACGGGCCAACGAGCGCAACCGTTCTGGTCGAAACAATCACGTGCCCAGCGAATCGTCGACGCTGTCCCGGCCTACGCGGAGATGGAAATCGTCGAAATCCCTCTCGTGGATTGGCGGGAACGCTGGCTTCCCGGCCTCGAGCGCGATGGCCTTCTCGTCGGAATCAACTGGAGCGGCCGCAATGCGACTGGATACGACCGCTCACCGGCAGACGTCCTTCGCATCCTCGACACCCGCGATTCGATGGGTGGCTGA
- a CDS encoding LCP family protein, whose protein sequence is MNQDLRHSSRRAAKTSSVARHGRLKAHSAWKTVAKVAASVVAVTLISGSAVAAYAAWDLASTVKPTVTLESEKVLEGVPDVGAMEGGVNLLLIGSDSRAGQGDGFGDPDEETAVLNDVTILMHISQDHTNASVVSFPRDMLVDVPACQDPNDPSSTLDELYGVKINSVLSHGGMNCVVETVQSLTGVTIPFAGIVQFMGVAGLSEAVGGVDVCVAEPIEDEYTGTFLDAGNHTLSGVAALQFLRTRHGVGDGSDLGRISNQQVFMSSLARKLQADGTLSDPVKLYSIAKAALANMQLSSSLADPTRMISIAKALKDTDLGSIAFIQYPTAYSEGYSAVVPTDSAEMVNLALQEDRPVTFNYDNESSSFASAGDPNAAPPAEVPAEEVPAEEAPAEGVPADPAAPAPTVEALPSDVSGQTAAETRCSAGRSLDDQ, encoded by the coding sequence GTGAATCAGGACCTGCGTCACAGTTCACGTCGCGCTGCGAAGACCTCGTCGGTCGCACGTCACGGACGGCTCAAGGCCCACAGCGCGTGGAAGACGGTGGCGAAGGTCGCGGCATCCGTCGTCGCGGTCACCCTGATCTCCGGTTCCGCCGTCGCCGCGTACGCGGCCTGGGACCTCGCCAGCACCGTGAAGCCCACGGTCACCCTCGAGAGCGAGAAGGTGCTCGAGGGCGTGCCCGACGTGGGCGCGATGGAGGGCGGCGTCAACCTGCTGCTCATCGGCAGCGACAGCCGCGCCGGCCAGGGCGACGGCTTCGGCGATCCCGATGAGGAGACCGCGGTCCTCAACGACGTGACGATCCTGATGCACATCTCGCAGGACCACACCAACGCGTCGGTCGTCAGCTTCCCCCGCGACATGCTCGTCGACGTCCCCGCCTGCCAGGACCCGAACGACCCGTCGAGCACGCTCGACGAGCTCTACGGCGTGAAGATCAACTCCGTGCTCTCGCACGGCGGCATGAACTGCGTCGTCGAGACCGTGCAGTCGCTCACCGGCGTGACGATCCCGTTCGCGGGCATCGTGCAGTTCATGGGCGTGGCCGGCCTCTCCGAGGCCGTCGGCGGCGTCGACGTCTGCGTCGCCGAGCCGATCGAGGACGAGTACACCGGCACCTTCCTCGACGCGGGCAACCACACCCTGAGCGGCGTCGCCGCGCTGCAGTTCCTCCGCACACGCCACGGCGTCGGTGACGGCAGCGACCTCGGCCGCATCTCGAACCAGCAGGTCTTCATGTCGTCGCTCGCCCGCAAGCTGCAGGCCGACGGCACCCTGAGCGACCCGGTGAAGCTGTACTCGATCGCCAAGGCGGCGCTCGCCAACATGCAGCTCTCGTCGAGCCTCGCCGACCCGACCCGCATGATCTCGATCGCCAAGGCGCTGAAGGACACCGACCTCGGCTCGATCGCGTTCATCCAGTACCCGACCGCATACTCCGAGGGCTACAGCGCCGTCGTGCCGACCGACTCCGCCGAGATGGTCAACCTGGCGCTCCAGGAGGACCGACCGGTGACGTTCAACTACGACAACGAGTCGTCGTCGTTCGCGTCGGCCGGCGACCCCAACGCCGCCCCGCCCGCCGAGGTCCCGGCCGAAGAGGTGCCCGCCGAGGAGGCTCCTGCCGAGGGGGTCCCCGCCGACCCGGCCGCGCCGGCGCCGACGGTCGAGGCGCTGCCCTCGGACGTCTCGGGCCAGACCGCGGCCGAGACCCGTTGCTCGGCGGGCCGCTCGCTCGACGACCAGTAG